A part of Rhopalosiphum maidis isolate BTI-1 chromosome 3, ASM367621v3, whole genome shotgun sequence genomic DNA contains:
- the LOC113557395 gene encoding heterogeneous nuclear ribonucleoprotein L-like: MANNTWKLWISRIQQAGTWNMYDGYKPKRNKNQAPVNYIHKSVIGRPNRVLHFKIEQTTVKITTHVLYSILIIYGEILRIVVYRKFRQLRAFVEFGKEEFATKVIDESSYIVLDNITLKADYAKPSSVIVTKNSELTWDYTKSPLLEYVNGLPTLKSIAAVLKDSPRGKNNRNLTEHDNNWELVENYDFISPADKSIAPVTSSTKQVIKTANSKTRKTLLTISTSKDFSILSVRGLDPTKSNCNRLFRLFSMYATVAKINYLSELKSAEIQISKCNDINVFAHIQHHYLSHGLNLSFQYLKGERILKTRPVDQFILPDGSPSYVVYDRKMTPHVLCSPSRVLKFEGAPPSMTEVKLITLLKRTIKVENFKVKVKTPKDPKKCSTISGEIWFSTASEAIEVVMEINYAIFWNKDRNTKEYVLKLSFISEVMPILKAAMLKNENNNKAIKIEVGKAIKTEDDKKIKTEDNKTIEIVDNKIIKTETIKAIETEDKSIKTECNIVIKTEAI, encoded by the exons aaCATGTATGATGGTTATAAAcccaaaagaaataaaaatcaagctccagttaattatatacataaaag TGTTATTGGTCGTCCAAAccgtgtattacattttaaaattgaacagACTACAGTTAAAATCACTACA CAtgtattgtattcaattttgatcATTTATGGAGAAATACTACGAATTGTTGTATACAGAAAATTTCGACAACTCAGGGCATTTGTTGA ATTTGGCAAGGAAGAATTTGCAACTAAAGTAATTGATGAATCTAGTTACAttgttttagataatataacattaaaggCTGATTATGCTaag CCTTCCAGTGTAATCGTAACAAAAAATAGTGAATTAACTTGGGATTACACAAAGTCACCCTTATTAG AATATGTTAATGGTTTACCTACACTGAAATCTATTGCTGCTGTTTTAAAAG attcACCTcgaggaaaaaataatagaaacttGACAGAACACGACAATAATTGGG aacTGGTCGAAAACTATGATTTTATTAGTCCTGCTGATAAATCTATTGCTCCag taacaAGTAGTACGAAACAGGTCATTAAAACCGCAAATAGTAAAACTCGTAAAac acttTTGACCATTTCAACTTCCAAAGATTTTTCTATTCTTTCTGTTCGTGGTCTCGACCCGACTAAAAGCAATTGTAATCGACTTTTCAGACTATTTTCTATGTACGCCACGGTGGCTAAA attaattatttatctgaaTTAAAGTCTGCCGAAATTCAGATCAGTAAATGCAATGATATCAATGTGTTTGCTCATATTCAACATCATTATCTTTCACAcggattaaatttatcattcca gtatttaaaaggtgaacgaatattaaaaactcgCCCTGTCGATCAATTCATTTTGCCCGATGGATCACCATCTTATGTAGTCTATGATCGAAAAATGACACCACATGTATTATGTTCACCATCTAGA GTGCTAAAGTTTGAAGGCGCTCCGCCCAGTATGACTGAAGTGAAACTTATTACCCTATTAAAACGAACAATTAAAGTAGAGAATTTCAAGGTGAAAGTGAAAACACCTAAAG ATCCTAAAAAGTGTTCGACGATTAGCGGTGAAATTTGGTTTTCTACTGCAAGTGAAGCTATTGAAGTCGTAATGGAAATTAATTATGCCATTTTTTGGAATAAAG atagaaACACGAAGGAATATGTGTTGAAACTATCATTTATTTCTGAAGTAATGCCAATACTCAAAGCTGCTATgctcaaaaatgaaaataataataaagcgaTTAAAATAGAAGTTGGTAAAGCGATCAAAACAgaagatgataaaaaaatcaaaacagaagataataaaacaatcgaaatagtagataataaaataattaaaacagaaACTATTAAAGCGATCGAAACAGAAGACAAATCGATCAAAACCGaatgtaatatagttattaaaacagaagctatttaa